Proteins encoded together in one Amblyomma americanum isolate KBUSLIRL-KWMA chromosome 1, ASM5285725v1, whole genome shotgun sequence window:
- the LOC144129666 gene encoding uncharacterized protein LOC144129666, with amino-acid sequence MSRFGCSDTVTTDRRRQYECTLFAAIDRILGARHSRTTKYHPCAIGMVERLHRQLKAALASRLNCAHWVDSLPLGLLGLRAVLRADLQCSAAELLYASSLRLPADFSISAQLPAQPQDFLQRLVDNAKDLRPILPRPHHHNTIIVHRDLATSTHVKFVCRDAVRAPLTSAYDGPFRVLRRTLKTATLFQNGHEECQYGPP; translated from the coding sequence ATGTCACGCTTTGGTTGCTCTGACACCGTGACGACAGACCGTAGGCGCCAGTATGAGTGTACCCTGTTTGCTGCCATTGACCGTATTTTGGGCGCCAGGCACAGTCGCACCACCAAGTACCACCCATGCGCTatcggcatggtggaacgccttcaccgccaactgaaggctgccctaGCTAGCCGTCTGAACTGCGCCCACTGGGTTGACAGCTTACCCCTTGGGCTCCTGGGTTTACGGGCCGTTCTCCGAGCCGACCTTCAGTGCTCTGCAGCAGAGTTGCTGTACGCTAGTTCCCTGCGTCTCCCCGCAGACTTCTCCATATCAGCGCAACTACCCGCCCAGCCGCAAGATTTCCTTCAGCGTCTGGTCGACAATgctaaagacctccggcctattCTGCCTCGCCCTCACCACCACAACACCATCATTGTTCACCGGGATCTCGCCACTTCCACCCATGTGAAGTTCGTTTGCCGCGACGCTGTCCGTGCACCACTCACCTCGGCTTACGACGGACCATTCCGCGTCCTTCGCCGCACCCTAAAAACTGCCACGCTCTTTCAGAATGGCCACGAAGAATGTCAGTACGGACCGCCTTAA